Proteins found in one Kangiella sediminilitoris genomic segment:
- a CDS encoding MBL fold metallo-hydrolase: MNKLGISMVVFSVLPFCFSPSVQAHSEEKPEVTIKTEKLSDGIYVLFGQGGNIGVSVGDDGVYIIDDQYAPLSEKINKAIDELTDKPVRFVINTHWHGDHTGGNENFGKAGAVIVAHDNVRQRMSTEQVSKFFGRVTPASPKAALPVVTFDSEISLHLNGDDMRAYHVANAHTDGDAIIYFEKDNVLHMGDTYFNIGYPYIDTGSGGSIDGYIAAVERGLELADDNTKIIPGHGPMSNKKELQEFGDMLKDLRQKVAALKDKGMSLDEVIAANPSAEYDADNGQAFIKPKQIVTFIYNSL, translated from the coding sequence ATGAATAAGTTAGGCATTTCAATGGTAGTTTTTTCGGTATTACCATTTTGTTTTAGCCCTTCAGTTCAGGCCCACAGCGAAGAAAAGCCTGAGGTCACCATTAAAACTGAGAAGTTATCTGATGGAATTTATGTTCTGTTTGGCCAAGGCGGGAACATAGGGGTGTCGGTTGGAGATGATGGCGTTTACATCATTGATGATCAGTACGCTCCTCTTTCTGAAAAAATTAATAAAGCAATTGATGAACTGACCGATAAACCTGTTCGATTTGTTATTAATACACATTGGCACGGTGATCATACTGGCGGCAACGAAAACTTTGGGAAAGCAGGTGCGGTTATTGTTGCTCATGACAATGTTCGTCAACGTATGAGTACAGAGCAGGTCAGTAAGTTCTTTGGCCGCGTCACGCCAGCTTCACCAAAAGCTGCATTACCGGTTGTAACCTTCGACAGCGAAATTAGTTTACATCTGAATGGCGATGATATGCGCGCTTATCATGTTGCCAATGCTCATACAGACGGTGACGCCATTATCTATTTTGAAAAAGATAATGTATTACACATGGGGGACACCTACTTTAATATTGGTTATCCCTATATTGATACGGGAAGTGGCGGTTCGATTGATGGTTACATTGCCGCTGTCGAGCGTGGATTAGAACTGGCAGATGATAATACTAAAATCATTCCCGGCCACGGTCCTATGTCTAACAAAAAAGAGCTGCAGGAGTTTGGCGATATGCTGAAAGATCTGCGTCAAAAAGTTGCGGCGTTGAAAGATAAAGGCATGTCATTAGACGAGGTCATAGCAGCAAATCCTAGCGCTGAATATGACGCCGATAATGGCCAGGCGTTTATAAAGCCAAAGCAAATTGTGACTTTTATTTATAACAGTCTTTAA
- a CDS encoding phospholipase A: protein MTFDVKPNRATVYTILLPSLLMAPVLSLASEEEEASSAAYSQDYDQCLLQRMDVVSDDTSIKEIKEYCERESDRAFFRRSKDLFASDPADSEDASGQAEGESEESTLLKKRLRLEYRIRDNRFAIIPHKPNYLLPLTYNRRPNEDSLQATGDEREVDNTEIKFQVSFKTPFWEEPFGKDSALFFAYTGQSYWQAYNKDVSSPFRETNHEPEIFAAWATDWALGEWQIPYFSMGVSHQSNGQSGLYSRSWNRVYTEFAFENDRWVIAFKPWWRIPEDEKEDPLDPDGDDNPDIDDYMGYFELYSAYQWDDHNFGVLLRNNLRSDNKGAVQFDWTFPLDDDGKLRGYIQYFNGYGESLIDYNRHVNRLGVGFVLTDWL from the coding sequence ATGACGTTTGACGTTAAGCCCAATCGAGCTACCGTTTACACTATACTCCTGCCTTCTTTGCTGATGGCTCCTGTACTATCTCTCGCCAGCGAAGAGGAAGAAGCATCTTCCGCTGCCTACTCTCAAGATTATGATCAATGCTTGCTTCAGCGTATGGATGTGGTTAGTGATGATACTTCTATTAAAGAGATAAAGGAGTATTGTGAAAGAGAGAGTGATAGAGCTTTCTTTCGTCGCAGCAAAGACTTATTTGCGTCCGATCCAGCTGACTCAGAAGATGCTTCAGGGCAAGCTGAAGGTGAGAGTGAAGAGTCGACATTATTAAAAAAACGCCTTCGTCTGGAATACCGAATTCGGGATAACCGCTTCGCAATTATTCCGCATAAACCTAATTATCTCCTACCACTGACCTATAACCGACGACCTAATGAAGACAGTTTGCAGGCTACTGGTGACGAGCGAGAGGTGGATAATACCGAAATTAAATTTCAGGTAAGCTTTAAAACCCCATTCTGGGAAGAGCCTTTTGGTAAGGATAGTGCATTATTCTTTGCTTATACCGGACAGTCTTATTGGCAGGCTTATAACAAAGACGTATCCAGTCCTTTCCGCGAGACTAACCATGAACCTGAAATATTCGCTGCATGGGCAACCGACTGGGCCCTGGGTGAGTGGCAGATACCTTACTTTTCGATGGGCGTCTCCCACCAGTCTAATGGACAGAGTGGACTATACTCTCGCAGCTGGAACCGTGTTTATACGGAGTTTGCTTTTGAGAATGACCGCTGGGTTATTGCATTTAAACCCTGGTGGCGTATCCCAGAAGATGAAAAAGAAGACCCGTTAGACCCTGATGGCGATGATAACCCTGATATTGACGATTACATGGGTTACTTTGAGCTTTATTCCGCCTACCAATGGGATGACCATAACTTCGGTGTGCTATTGAGAAATAATCTGCGTAGCGATAATAAAGGCGCGGTACAGTTTGACTGGACTTTTCCTTTAGATGACGATGGGAAGTTGCGTGGTTATATCCAGTACTTCAATGGGTATGGCGAAAGCCTGATTGATTATAATCGACACGTCAATCGTTTGGGAGTGGGCTTCGTTCTAACCGATTGGTTGTAA
- a CDS encoding SRPBCC family protein translates to MKILKNLLLIIAAIAIVLIVVGFFLPQTAHVERSITIDASRDTVFQKVNSFEDYNSWSPWFERDPNAAYQYSGPDSGVGAKMSWQSDNPQVGNGTQEIIESDYPEYVKAEIYFGEEPEPSYAEFIIEEVGIQKTKLTWTFDIDFGSNLIGRYYGIFMDDMLGPEYQKGLRSLKQQIES, encoded by the coding sequence ATGAAGATTTTGAAGAATTTATTACTAATTATAGCTGCTATTGCTATTGTCCTTATCGTTGTTGGCTTTTTCTTACCGCAAACTGCACACGTAGAGCGCTCAATTACAATTGATGCTTCCAGAGACACCGTTTTCCAGAAAGTGAATAGTTTTGAAGACTATAATAGCTGGTCGCCCTGGTTTGAGCGTGATCCGAACGCAGCATATCAGTACTCTGGCCCTGATAGCGGGGTAGGAGCTAAAATGTCATGGCAGAGCGATAATCCTCAAGTGGGCAATGGGACTCAGGAAATTATCGAAAGCGACTACCCTGAATATGTTAAAGCGGAAATATATTTTGGTGAGGAGCCGGAACCTAGTTATGCTGAATTTATTATCGAAGAAGTGGGTATCCAGAAAACAAAGCTGACCTGGACCTTCGACATTGATTTTGGCAGCAACCTCATAGGTCGCTACTACGGCATTTTTATGGATGATATGTTGGGACCTGAGTACCAGAAAGGGTTGCGATCATTGAAGCAGCAAATTGAAAGCTAA
- the dusA gene encoding tRNA dihydrouridine(20/20a) synthase DusA, whose amino-acid sequence MTVPLDRKICIAPMLDWTDRHQRRFMRSITKHAVLYTEMITTGAIIHGGEERHLQYNQEEHPVAIQLGGSDPKDLAHCAKVCEDYGYDEINLNVGCPSDRVQNGRFGACLMAEPELVAECMDAMARVVDIPVTVKTRIGIDDMDSYEHLYRFVDTVKQAGVETFIIHARKAWLSGLSPKENREVPPLRYDVAYQVKKDFPELEVILNGGVTTLDQAEEHMKHLDGAMIGREAYHNPYFLADVDNRFYGQKYDVPSRIAVAEDFSNYVQKQLDNDVYLGHMTRHILGLFYAQPKGKLWRRHLSENAYKKGAGLEVIEEALELFR is encoded by the coding sequence GTGACTGTGCCTCTCGATAGAAAAATTTGTATTGCTCCGATGCTGGACTGGACCGATCGCCATCAGCGACGGTTTATGCGCTCTATTACCAAGCATGCCGTACTGTATACGGAGATGATAACTACTGGCGCCATTATCCATGGTGGTGAAGAGCGACACTTGCAATACAACCAGGAAGAGCATCCTGTGGCGATACAGCTTGGTGGCAGCGATCCTAAGGATTTAGCCCATTGCGCAAAAGTTTGTGAGGATTATGGCTACGATGAGATTAACCTCAATGTAGGCTGTCCCAGTGACCGGGTTCAGAACGGCCGATTTGGTGCCTGCCTGATGGCCGAGCCGGAGCTCGTTGCCGAGTGTATGGATGCCATGGCTCGGGTGGTCGATATACCGGTTACGGTAAAAACACGCATTGGAATTGATGACATGGACTCTTATGAGCACCTATATCGGTTTGTGGATACCGTGAAGCAGGCAGGAGTCGAAACCTTTATTATTCATGCACGTAAAGCGTGGTTATCAGGCTTAAGCCCGAAAGAAAACCGAGAGGTGCCGCCATTAAGATACGACGTTGCCTACCAGGTGAAAAAAGACTTTCCCGAGCTGGAAGTGATTCTAAATGGAGGTGTCACCACTCTGGATCAGGCCGAAGAACACATGAAGCATCTGGATGGCGCCATGATAGGCCGAGAAGCCTACCATAACCCATACTTTCTGGCGGACGTTGATAATCGTTTTTATGGTCAGAAATATGATGTGCCAAGCCGTATAGCTGTGGCTGAAGATTTCAGCAACTATGTACAGAAACAATTGGATAATGACGTGTATCTAGGGCACATGACACGACATATTCTGGGGCTGTTTTATGCTCAGCCTAAAGGAAAACTGTGGCGTCGACATCTGAGTGAAAATGCTTATAAAAAAGGTGCCGGGCTGGAAGTGATAGAGGAAGCATTAGAACTGTTTAGATAA
- a CDS encoding DUF2799 domain-containing protein codes for MNLKYLAGGLIILGLLSGCATLSETECVAGNWQQIGYQDGKFGRDSDYVLKHESACMEYGVQVDREAYEAGRQQGLDQYCTANNGFNRGSSGSYPNPSCNGGYPGYHDAYYDGLLARNDSLRIQLDEALREHEVLTEVQRRVKDEEEVARINHELEDLDAEINSITNQIDKINSLIRRYRPQ; via the coding sequence ATGAATTTAAAGTATTTAGCGGGTGGTTTAATTATTTTGGGGTTGCTATCAGGGTGTGCAACACTGTCTGAGACTGAGTGTGTCGCTGGTAACTGGCAGCAGATTGGCTACCAGGACGGCAAATTTGGTCGCGACTCTGATTACGTTCTAAAGCATGAGTCAGCCTGCATGGAATATGGCGTCCAGGTCGATCGTGAGGCCTATGAAGCTGGCCGTCAGCAAGGGCTAGACCAATATTGCACGGCTAATAACGGCTTCAATCGCGGCAGTTCAGGCTCGTACCCAAATCCAAGCTGTAACGGAGGATATCCGGGATATCATGATGCCTACTATGATGGGCTGTTAGCACGTAACGACAGCCTCAGGATACAGCTGGATGAAGCTCTAAGAGAGCACGAAGTATTAACGGAAGTTCAACGCAGAGTTAAGGATGAAGAGGAAGTCGCCAGGATTAACCATGAACTTGAAGATTTAGATGCTGAAATAAACTCAATCACCAACCAAATTGACAAGATTAATAGTCTGATACGTCGCTATAGACCCCAATAA
- the htpX gene encoding protease HtpX, protein MLRIGLFLLTNFAILILAGAVLSFFGFDSIMAQNGVDLNLTALLVWCAVIGFAGSFISLFASKWMAKRFMHVKMIDKPRSETEQWLVNTVETLAKDAGVGMPEVGIFPSPQSNAFATGWNKNNSLVAVSEGLLQRMNRDEVRAVLAHEIGHVANGDMVTLTLIQGVVNTFVLFFSRVIGHFVDRVILKNEQGHGIGYFISVMVAQIILTILASMVVMWFSRRREFRADEAGAQLAGTGAMIGALEKLKVEYDMPSDMGETFTAFGLKNGRTGSFQEKFGHLFMSHPPLDARIEALRNR, encoded by the coding sequence ATGTTAAGAATTGGTTTGTTTCTATTAACCAACTTTGCAATTTTAATACTGGCTGGTGCGGTACTGAGCTTTTTTGGCTTCGACAGCATCATGGCGCAAAACGGTGTCGATCTTAACCTGACAGCACTGTTAGTCTGGTGTGCCGTGATCGGCTTCGCTGGTTCCTTCATTTCGTTGTTTGCGTCGAAATGGATGGCGAAGCGATTCATGCACGTTAAAATGATTGATAAGCCTCGTAGCGAGACGGAGCAGTGGCTGGTCAATACAGTTGAAACTCTGGCAAAGGATGCGGGTGTTGGTATGCCGGAAGTGGGCATTTTCCCTTCACCGCAATCCAACGCTTTCGCTACTGGTTGGAATAAGAACAACTCGCTGGTAGCGGTCAGTGAGGGGTTGCTACAAAGGATGAACCGAGACGAAGTGAGAGCAGTTCTCGCTCATGAAATCGGCCACGTTGCCAATGGTGATATGGTTACCCTCACTCTAATCCAGGGAGTGGTTAATACCTTTGTACTGTTCTTCTCACGAGTCATTGGTCATTTTGTTGATCGCGTTATCCTTAAAAATGAACAGGGTCACGGTATCGGCTACTTTATTTCAGTGATGGTAGCGCAAATCATACTGACTATCTTGGCCAGCATGGTTGTTATGTGGTTCTCACGTCGTCGTGAATTTAGAGCGGACGAAGCCGGTGCTCAACTGGCAGGCACAGGGGCCATGATTGGAGCTCTGGAGAAATTAAAGGTTGAGTATGACATGCCGTCTGATATGGGCGAGACCTTTACCGCTTTTGGTCTGAAAAACGGCCGTACGGGTTCATTCCAGGAGAAATTTGGTCATTTATTCATGTCACATCCACCTCTGGACGCGCGTATTGAAGCTTTACGTAACCGCTAA
- a CDS encoding PepSY domain-containing protein: protein MKPVVFFRKFHKWLGLIIGIQLLLWVVGGFVMSFFDIEEVRGEDRIAEQAVADLSQPLAVSAAEAIRLSGIDAEQVVLKSWLNKPVWLVNGEESQALIDATQGELITPLPEITARQVAEADFLGEEPVEQIKLITEPVGEARGKNYPLWQVIFSDDDETRIYVSQQSGEVVARRNNTWRLFDFFWMLHIMDYDERTDFNNPLLIFAALLAILMSISGLYLVIKLIFFKPKRRT, encoded by the coding sequence GGAATCCAGTTGTTGCTCTGGGTTGTGGGCGGTTTCGTTATGAGCTTTTTCGATATTGAAGAAGTCCGCGGGGAAGATCGCATTGCTGAGCAAGCTGTCGCCGACCTATCTCAGCCTTTAGCAGTGTCTGCCGCAGAGGCGATTAGACTGTCCGGGATAGATGCCGAGCAGGTGGTATTAAAGTCGTGGCTAAATAAGCCAGTGTGGCTAGTAAATGGTGAAGAATCACAAGCACTGATTGATGCCACTCAGGGTGAGCTGATTACCCCCCTGCCTGAGATAACTGCACGCCAGGTCGCCGAGGCTGACTTCTTGGGTGAGGAGCCGGTAGAGCAGATTAAGCTTATTACAGAGCCCGTGGGCGAAGCTAGAGGAAAAAATTACCCTTTGTGGCAGGTAATCTTTAGCGACGATGATGAGACTCGAATCTATGTGTCGCAGCAAAGTGGTGAAGTTGTAGCTCGAAGAAATAATACCTGGCGACTGTTTGATTTTTTCTGGATGCTGCACATAATGGATTATGATGAGCGTACCGACTTTAATAATCCGCTTCTTATTTTTGCTGCACTTCTGGCTATATTGATGAGTATCAGTGGTCTTTATCTGGTCATTAAGCTGATCTTTTTTAAGCCTAAAAGACGGACATAA